One genomic region from Cyanobium usitatum str. Tous encodes:
- a CDS encoding RpoD/SigA family RNA polymerase sigma factor → MPALSVLGSSPSAGAASAQSGGDLVRSYLRDIGRVPLLSHEQEITLGRQVQELVGLEELEQELEVQLGNKPSQAELAQAAGLSAPLLKKRLQAGRRAKERMVAANLRLVVSVAKKYTRRNMELLDLIQEGTIGLVRGVEKFDPTRGYKFSTYAYWWIRQGITRAIAEKSRTIRLPIHITETLNKLKKGQRELSQLLGRTPTVTELAEAVELPEEEVKDLLCRARQPVSLETKVGDGDDTELLDLLAGDAELPEDRVDGECLKGDLRALLEQLPELQGRVLKMRYGIEVGEPYKSLEPMSLSAIAKQLGMSRDKTRNLERKALEGVRAQSRMLEGYLVA, encoded by the coding sequence ATGCCCGCCCTGTCCGTTCTTGGCTCTAGCCCCAGTGCCGGGGCTGCCTCGGCCCAATCAGGCGGCGACCTAGTGCGCAGCTACCTGCGGGACATCGGCCGAGTGCCGCTGCTGTCCCATGAGCAGGAGATCACGCTGGGCCGCCAGGTGCAGGAGCTGGTGGGCTTGGAGGAGCTAGAGCAGGAGTTGGAGGTGCAGCTGGGCAACAAGCCAAGCCAGGCGGAATTGGCCCAGGCTGCTGGGCTTAGTGCGCCCCTGCTTAAGAAGCGCTTGCAGGCGGGCCGTCGGGCCAAGGAGCGGATGGTGGCTGCGAATCTGCGGCTGGTGGTGAGCGTGGCTAAGAAGTACACGCGGCGGAATATGGAGCTGCTGGACCTGATCCAGGAGGGCACGATTGGCTTGGTGCGCGGCGTGGAGAAGTTCGACCCAACCCGTGGCTACAAATTTTCAACCTATGCCTATTGGTGGATTCGCCAGGGGATTACGCGGGCAATCGCTGAGAAGAGCCGGACGATCCGTCTGCCAATCCACATCACCGAAACGCTGAACAAGCTCAAGAAGGGCCAGCGTGAACTGAGCCAGCTGCTGGGGCGCACGCCGACGGTGACGGAGCTGGCAGAAGCGGTGGAACTGCCGGAAGAAGAGGTGAAGGATCTGCTGTGCCGTGCGCGCCAACCGGTGAGCCTGGAGACGAAGGTGGGCGACGGCGATGACACCGAACTGCTGGACCTGCTGGCAGGAGACGCGGAGCTGCCTGAAGACCGGGTGGATGGCGAGTGCCTGAAGGGCGACCTGCGAGCGCTGCTGGAGCAACTGCCGGAGCTGCAGGGGCGGGTGCTGAAGATGCGCTACGGCATTGAGGTTGGGGAGCCATATAAGAGCTTGGAGCCGATGAGCCTCAGCGCCATTGCCAAGCAATTGGGCATGAGCCGCGACAAAACTCGCAACCTGGAGCGCAAAGCCCTCGAAGGTGTAAGAGCCCAGTCACGCATGCTTGAGGGTTATTTAGTGGCCTGA
- a CDS encoding pseudouridine synthase yields MASERLQKLMANVGLCSRRQAEQLLAQGLVQVNGAVAQLGDRADPERDRISVRGEPLAARPQPLLLLLNKPVGVVCSCHDPEGRTTVLDLLPAELRHGSGLHPVGRLDANSRGALLLSNQGEVTLRLTHPRYGHRKTYRVWVKGEPTDSVLQRWAAGVPLDGQASQPVGLVLLQRRPQATEIELRMGEGRNRQIRRTAEALGHPVLDLQRLAIGPLQLGELPEGRWRRLDRQEWQLLNPAPPP; encoded by the coding sequence ATGGCCTCTGAACGGCTGCAAAAACTGATGGCCAACGTCGGGCTCTGCTCCCGGCGCCAGGCTGAACAACTGCTGGCTCAAGGCCTGGTGCAGGTGAATGGTGCCGTGGCCCAGCTGGGCGATCGGGCCGACCCCGAGCGCGATCGCATCAGCGTGCGGGGAGAGCCCCTGGCGGCCAGGCCCCAGCCCCTGCTGCTGTTGCTCAACAAACCGGTGGGGGTGGTTTGCAGCTGCCACGATCCCGAGGGGAGGACCACCGTGCTGGACCTGCTGCCAGCCGAACTGCGCCACGGCAGCGGGCTCCACCCGGTGGGGCGGCTTGATGCCAACAGCCGCGGCGCCCTGCTGCTCAGCAACCAGGGGGAGGTAACCCTGCGGCTCACCCACCCCCGCTACGGCCACCGCAAGACTTACCGGGTGTGGGTGAAGGGCGAACCGACGGACTCGGTGCTGCAGCGCTGGGCCGCCGGAGTGCCCCTTGATGGCCAGGCCAGCCAACCGGTGGGGCTGGTGCTGCTTCAAAGGCGCCCCCAGGCAACCGAAATCGAACTGCGGATGGGGGAGGGACGCAACCGTCAGATCAGGCGCACCGCCGAGGCCCTTGGCCACCCCGTGCTCGACCTGCAGCGGCTAGCAATCGGCCCCCTGCAGCTGGGCGAATTACCCGAAGGTCGCTGGCGGCGCCTTGATCGCCAAGAATGGCAGCTGCTTAATCCCGCGCCCCCACCCTGA
- a CDS encoding helix-turn-helix domain-containing protein, whose translation MLAAGQRLRLRREERGLSLRDLALQTRISAAVLEAIERGWRDRLPEATYLRTMVPLIERHLELPPGSLETVLPSSEKNRFQGQRREPLLLRFTPGSIDVFTTWQGTLLYGLLTLGLIYAVNLQQQQLAARGLLALRPIAPLPAGDQAKAPRPEQALLQLYPELRPLELAAKGQGVGQLRRAKPSQTPAAGVLELQLSQPSQLTLESASGVRTNLRSSSGSLSLPLNGSFRLSLNPAPSAGDLVNWNGSPLQPVKGQPGQFSSPAEAARP comes from the coding sequence TTGCTGGCAGCAGGCCAGCGGCTGCGGCTGCGACGCGAAGAACGGGGCCTGAGCCTGCGAGACCTCGCCCTGCAAACACGCATCAGCGCGGCAGTGCTGGAGGCCATCGAGCGAGGCTGGCGCGACCGCCTGCCAGAAGCCACCTACCTGCGCACCATGGTGCCGCTGATCGAGCGGCACCTAGAGCTGCCGCCGGGCAGCCTGGAAACGGTGCTGCCAAGCAGCGAGAAAAACCGTTTTCAGGGCCAAAGGCGAGAGCCCCTGCTGCTGCGTTTTACGCCGGGCTCAATCGATGTATTCACCACCTGGCAGGGCACGCTGCTCTACGGCCTGCTGACCCTGGGCTTGATCTACGCGGTGAACCTGCAGCAGCAGCAACTGGCAGCCCGGGGGCTGCTGGCGCTGCGGCCAATTGCGCCGCTGCCTGCCGGAGACCAGGCCAAAGCGCCACGGCCTGAGCAAGCCCTGCTGCAGCTTTATCCCGAGCTGCGCCCCCTGGAGCTGGCCGCCAAGGGCCAGGGGGTAGGGCAACTGCGGCGGGCAAAGCCAAGCCAAACACCAGCTGCCGGAGTGCTGGAGCTGCAACTAAGCCAGCCCAGCCAGCTGACGCTGGAGAGCGCCAGCGGAGTTCGCACAAACCTGCGCAGCAGCAGCGGCAGCCTCAGCCTGCCCCTAAATGGCAGCTTCCGCCTCAGCCTCAACCCTGCACCCAGCGCCGGCGATCTAGTGAACTGGAACGGCTCACCCCTGCAGCCGGTGAAGGGCCAGCCGGGTCAGTTCAGTTCACCAGCAGAAGCAGCCCGGCCGTAG
- the malQ gene encoding 4-alpha-glucanotransferase: MNQAHRHAGVLLHPTALPGKGGCGSFGQAAHDWLDLLGRHRIGIWQLLPLAPTDGTGSPYSSPSGSALNPWLLDGERLRQEGFLQPEDLEALPGATAAEGPMDLSLVAARSKALGEALARRWGAQPAEQQRAFARWRRSQRRWLPDHALFMVIRRLQGGQPWWQWPAPLAQRQRRALARIATDHADWLLQEQLLQWQLQRQWQQLRRQASQAGVQLLGDLPFYVAHDSADVWAHRSLFSLRPDGSLTAQSGVPPDYFSATGQLWGTPVYRWPRHLLSGFSWWLARLQRQFELFDQLRLDHFRALQSFWSVPGDALTAENGSWRWFPGWPLLALLWLRRGRHLPLIAEDLGVITPAVEALRDGFDLPGMKILQFAFDGDSTNPYLPANIRGRRWVVYTGTHDNATSVGWWQSLGDDARQRVAEAVGAPITAPAWQLLELALASSADLAVVPLQDLLELDDRARFNTPGTSSGNWTWRLQQPVASLDGALQGYGAMAGRYGRAASAGELN; the protein is encoded by the coding sequence GTGAATCAGGCCCACCGCCATGCCGGGGTGCTGCTGCACCCCACCGCCTTGCCCGGTAAGGGTGGCTGCGGCAGCTTTGGACAAGCTGCCCATGATTGGCTTGACCTCCTCGGTCGCCATCGCATTGGCATTTGGCAATTGCTGCCCCTCGCCCCCACCGACGGCACCGGCTCGCCCTACAGCTCCCCTAGCGGCTCGGCCCTCAACCCCTGGCTGCTCGATGGCGAGCGGCTGAGGCAGGAGGGCTTTCTGCAGCCAGAGGACCTCGAGGCCCTGCCCGGTGCGACTGCGGCTGAAGGGCCGATGGATTTGTCGCTGGTTGCGGCCCGCAGTAAGGCTTTGGGGGAGGCCCTGGCCCGCCGCTGGGGCGCCCAGCCCGCAGAGCAGCAACGGGCTTTTGCCCGCTGGCGGCGCAGCCAACGGCGCTGGTTGCCAGACCATGCCCTCTTCATGGTGATCCGCCGGCTCCAGGGCGGCCAGCCCTGGTGGCAGTGGCCGGCGCCCCTGGCCCAGCGTCAGCGCCGCGCCCTGGCGCGAATTGCCACCGATCATGCCGACTGGCTGCTGCAGGAGCAGCTGCTTCAGTGGCAGCTGCAGCGCCAGTGGCAGCAGCTGCGCCGCCAGGCCAGCCAGGCCGGCGTGCAGCTGCTGGGCGATCTGCCGTTTTATGTGGCCCACGACAGCGCCGACGTTTGGGCCCACCGCTCCTTGTTCTCCCTGCGCCCCGATGGCTCGCTCACGGCCCAGAGCGGCGTGCCGCCCGACTACTTCTCGGCCACCGGCCAGCTCTGGGGCACCCCTGTTTATCGCTGGCCCAGACACCTGCTCAGCGGCTTCAGCTGGTGGCTGGCTCGCCTGCAGCGCCAATTCGAACTGTTTGACCAGCTGCGGCTCGATCACTTCCGCGCTCTGCAGTCTTTCTGGAGCGTGCCGGGTGATGCACTCACCGCCGAAAACGGAAGCTGGCGCTGGTTTCCAGGCTGGCCGCTACTGGCCTTGCTCTGGCTGCGCCGCGGCAGGCACCTGCCCCTAATTGCTGAGGATCTTGGTGTGATCACCCCGGCGGTGGAGGCCCTGCGGGATGGTTTTGACCTGCCAGGCATGAAGATCCTGCAGTTCGCCTTTGATGGCGACTCCACCAATCCCTACCTACCCGCCAACATCCGCGGCCGCCGCTGGGTGGTGTACACCGGCACCCACGACAACGCCACCAGCGTTGGCTGGTGGCAGAGCCTTGGTGACGACGCCCGCCAGCGGGTGGCCGAGGCGGTGGGTGCGCCGATCACGGCGCCGGCCTGGCAGCTGCTGGAGCTGGCCCTGGCCAGTTCTGCCGACCTAGCGGTGGTGCCCCTGCAGGATCTGCTCGAGCTCGACGACCGGGCCCGCTTCAATACCCCAGGCACCAGCTCGGGCAACTGGACTTGGCGCCTGCAGCAGCCGGTGGCCAGCCTGGATGGGGCCCTGCAGGGCTACGGCGCCATGGCGGGGCGCTACGGCCGGGCTGCTTCTGCTGGTGAACTGAACTGA
- a CDS encoding Coenzyme F420 hydrogenase/dehydrogenase, beta subunit C-terminal domain — protein sequence MAASAPHERARPLAKGSVYPAKDLCSQCGLCDSRWVAYVKNSCAFLEQRFEAMEAAAHGRSRDLDNEEELYFGVQQRMLTARLQQPIEGAQWTGIVSRIGVRALETGLVDAVLCVGQSEEDRFTPVPRLARTPEEVLSARVNKPTLSPNLEVLEQLPGSGIRKLLAIGVGCQIQALRAVQPTLPLDELYVLGLPCVDNVSRAGLQTFLDSTVSSPETVVHYEFMQDFRIHFRHSDGREETVPFFGLDTPKLKDVFAPSCLSCFDYTNAGADLVVGYMGATFGRQWLTVRNPRGQLLLDLVEEELDVAPVTSSGERFAAVQQGIEAYDKALKLPMWLANLIGLVVQRLGPKGLEYGRFSIDSHFTRNALWLRRNHPEKLEAHIPAFAKAIISRYRLPAS from the coding sequence GCCAGTGCGGTCTGTGTGACAGCCGCTGGGTTGCTTACGTCAAAAACAGCTGCGCCTTTCTGGAGCAGCGCTTTGAGGCGATGGAGGCTGCGGCCCATGGCCGTAGCCGCGACCTCGACAACGAGGAGGAGCTTTATTTCGGCGTGCAGCAGCGCATGCTCACCGCCCGGCTGCAGCAACCGATCGAGGGGGCCCAGTGGACCGGGATCGTCAGCCGCATCGGTGTGCGGGCCCTGGAAACTGGCCTGGTCGACGCGGTGCTGTGCGTTGGCCAAAGCGAGGAGGATCGCTTTACGCCCGTGCCCCGCCTCGCCCGCACCCCGGAGGAGGTGCTCAGCGCCCGGGTGAATAAGCCCACCCTGTCCCCAAATCTGGAGGTGCTGGAGCAGCTGCCCGGCAGCGGCATCCGCAAGCTGCTGGCGATCGGCGTTGGCTGCCAGATCCAGGCCCTGCGGGCGGTGCAGCCCACCCTGCCCCTCGACGAGCTCTACGTGCTGGGCTTGCCTTGCGTAGACAACGTCAGCCGAGCCGGCCTGCAGACCTTCCTCGATAGCACCGTCAGCTCGCCAGAGACGGTGGTGCACTACGAGTTCATGCAGGACTTCCGCATCCACTTCCGCCACAGCGACGGCCGCGAGGAAACGGTGCCCTTCTTTGGGCTGGACACACCCAAGCTCAAGGATGTATTTGCTCCGAGTTGTTTGAGCTGTTTCGACTACACCAACGCCGGCGCCGACCTGGTGGTGGGCTACATGGGCGCGACCTTCGGCCGCCAATGGCTCACGGTGCGCAACCCCAGGGGCCAGTTGCTGCTGGATTTGGTGGAGGAGGAGCTTGACGTGGCCCCTGTCACCTCCAGTGGTGAGCGTTTTGCGGCGGTGCAGCAGGGCATCGAGGCCTACGACAAGGCCCTGAAGCTGCCCATGTGGCTGGCCAACCTGATCGGCTTAGTGGTGCAGCGGCTCGGGCCGAAGGGCCTGGAATATGGCCGCTTTTCGATCGACTCCCACTTCACCCGCAACGCCCTTTGGTTGCGGCGTAACCATCCGGAAAAGCTCGAAGCCCACATTCCGGCGTTTGCTAAGGCCATTATTAGTAGATATCGGCTGCCGGCCTCGTGA